The Sebastes umbrosus isolate fSebUmb1 chromosome 4, fSebUmb1.pri, whole genome shotgun sequence genome has a window encoding:
- the ppp6r2b gene encoding serine/threonine-protein phosphatase 6 regulatory subunit 2 isoform X1 produces the protein MFWKFDLHTSSHLEALLDKEDVTLIELMDEEDVLQECKAQNRRLLLFVCQDQCMLDLVHMITTEPPAGVEETKRFKYPNIACELLTCDVGVINDKLGNEEPLLENLYAFLEQPSPLNPLLASFFSKTIGNLITRKTEQVISFLRRKEGFLSLVLKHIDTSAMMDVLLRLISCVEPPPLRLETLIWLNEEKLAQRLIELIHPERDEERQSNASQTLCDIIRLSRDQANQLQEISQPDPLLTVLESQECVEQLLQNMFSAECSESCIINGIQVLLTLLEIRRPVVDGVMDAQGFERSYTVNSSILLAIQPHLIHFHQLLLEPPKRNPMLTTLGVLEEPLGNTRLHVARLVASLLYTSSASHAVVAQELCRLNTMDLLLDLFFKYTWNNFLHLQVELCVAAILRPCAHEMRLQPGLGSQDKFTPHQDASQEQALTDTHSSPTATPEHSAHNLMVTHLFQHCHLVQRILEAWEENDKIQSEGGMRRGYMGHLTRIANTVVHNLEKGPVHTQISSLITELPEDYRGRWETFVDQTLSETNRRNTIDLVGTGNPRPCSEDDMESPFPKELTLQQAFSDYQIQQMTANFVDQFGFNDEEFTDHDDSIGATFDRIAEININIDPGQDPTANTAVFETCAKERIQPFDDDEEDIWEEKEINFATQTKSRNRFGGSRSSQSPAASKDCDRTAASGTEASDTAADSDSEEGEDPKDDLDPFSNLGQNEAAKSTEWIADFGEVNSKAPAPGVGFSAWDTPDSQPAATEAEEKGWAKFTDFQPFCCSETGPRCSSPVDSELSGSGNTKPNQNPCVWSVCVARKAPLVASDSSSSSSSDSDEEEGKTESASSDTVTTETITTGAGKETIRLTVDAKNERAVFSRVFRPAVRREADKVPVEGLSIKDKGKSDEKESEKGKKHEDCPNPTTTSPTNQSAAVTQESQPSANGPA, from the exons ACTTCTCCTGTTTGTGTGCCAGGACCAGTGCATGCTGGACCTGGTCCATATGATCACTACAGAGCCCCCTGCTGGTGTAGAGGAGACAAAGCGCTTCAA GTATCCAAATATAGCATGTGAGCTGTTGACATGTGATGTGGGAGTGATCAATGATAAACTGGGTAATGAGGAGCCTTTGCTTGAAAATCTGTATGCCTTCCTGGAGCAGCCGTCCCCACTTAACCCCCTCCTGGCATCTTTCTTTAGCAAGACAATTGGGAACCTCATCACACGGAAGACTgagcag GTGATTAGTTTCTTGCGACGGAAGGAGGGATTCCTTTCCTTGGTCCTGAAGCATATTGATACATCTGCCATGATGGATGTGCTGCTAAGACTTATCAGCTGTGTGGAGCCACCCCCTCTTCGGCTCGAGACACTTATT TGGCTGAATGAAGAGAAGCTGGCCCAGAGACTCATAGAGCTCATTCACcctgagagagatgaagag AGGCAGTCTAATGCATCTCAGACTTTGTGCGACATCATTCGTCTGAGCAGAGACCAGGCCAATCAGCTCCAAGAGATTTCACAGCCTGACCCTTTACTGACTGTACTGGAGTC GCAGGAGTGTGTGGAGCAGTTGCTGCAGAACATGTTCTCAGCAGAGTGTAGTGAGAGCTGCATCATCAATGGAATTCAAGTTCTTCTCACGTTACTGGAAATCAGGAggcctgt GGTGGATGGTGTAATGGATGCTCAGGGATTTGAGAGAAGTTACACTGTTAACAGCAGCATTTTGTTGGCCATCCAACCACACCTCATACACTTCCACCAGCTACTTCTGGAGCCACCCAAG CGAAATCCCATGCTGACTACTCTGGGTGTGCTGGAGGAACCATTAGGGAACACACGTCTGCACGTAGCCAGACTGGTGGCCTCTCTGCTGTATACGAGCTCTGCTAGCCACGCTGTAGTAGCACAGGAACTTTGCCGACTCAACACAATGGACCTGCTTCTG GACTTGTTCTTCAAGTATACATGGAACAACTTCCTGCACCTTCAAGTGGAGCTTTGTGTTGCTGCTATCCTCCGGCCCTGTGCCCATGAAATGAGACTTCAGCCTGGTTTGGGATCCCAGGACAAATTCACGCCTCATCAGGATGCTTCACAAGAGCAGGCTTTGACTGACACCCATTCTTCCCCTACAGCCACCCCGGAACACTCTGCACATAATCTAATGGTGACTCAT TTGTTCCAACACTGCCACCTTGTCCAGAGGATTCTGGAGGCCTGGGaagaaaatgataaaataca GTCAGAAGGTGGTATGAGAAGAGGGTACATGGGACATCTGACCAGGATTGCCAACACAGTAGTCCACAACCTGGAGAAGGGCCCGGTTCACACACAGATTAGTAGCCTCATCACAG AGCTACCAGAGGACTATAGAGGGCGCTGGGAAACCTTTGTGGACCAGACCCTGTCTGAAACAAATAGGAGGAACACCATAGACCtg GTTGGCACTGGAAACCCACGCCCTTGCTCAGAGGATGATATGGAGAGCCCCTTCCCTAAAGAACTGACACTACAGCAG GCCTTTTCAGATTACCAGATCCAGCAGATGACGGCTAACTTTGTGGATCAGTTTGGCTTCAATGATGAGGAGTTTACTGATCATGACGACAGCATTGG AGCAACGTTTGACCGAATTGCAGAGATCAACATCAACATTGATCCAGGCCAGGATCCCACT GCTAATACAGCTGTGTTTGAGACCTGTGCCAAGGAGAGGATTCAGCcctttgatgatgatgaagaagacaTTTGGGAGGAGAAAGAGATCAACTTTGCAACACAAACAAAGTCCCGTAACAG GTTTGGTGGGTCACGATCATCCCAGAGCCCAGCAGCCAGTAAAGATTGTGATAGGACAGCAGCTTCTGGCACCGAGGCCTCTGACACTGCAGCAGACTCAGACTCTGAGGAGGGAGAGGATCCTAAAGATGACCTGGATCCTTTCTCAAACCTGGGCCAGAACGAGGCAGCAAAGA GCACTGAGTGGATAGCAGACTTCGGGGAGGTGAACTCAAAGGCTCCAGCACCAGGAGTGGGCTTTTCTGCCTGGGACACTCCAGACTCCCAACCAGCTGCCacagaggcagaggagaaagGATGGGCCAAGTTCACTGACTTCCAGCCTTTCTGTTG CTCTGAAACAGGCCCAAGATGCAGCTCTCCTGTGGACTCGGAGCTCAGCGGATCAGGCAACACCAAACCAAACCAGAACC CgtgtgtgtggagtgtgtgtgtggcgagaAAAGCTCCACTGGTGGCATCAgacagctcctcctccagcagctcagACAGCGATGAGGAAGAAGGGAAGACGGAGTCTGCAAGCAGCGACACGGTCACCACAGAAACCATCACCACGGGGGCTGGCAAGGAGACCATTCGGCTCACAGTGGACGCCAAAAATGAAAGGGCAGTCTTCAGCAG AGTATTCAGACCAGCAGTCAGACG cgaAGCAGATAAGGTGCCAGTAGAGGGACTCTCCATCAAAGACAAGGGGAAAAGCGATGAGAAAGAAAGTGAAAAGGGAAAGAAACATGAAGACTGTCCCAACCCAACTACTACCAGTCCAACTAACCAGTCGGCTGCTGTCACaca AGAGTCGCAGCCCTCTGCTAATGGACCGGCCTAA
- the ppp6r2b gene encoding serine/threonine-protein phosphatase 6 regulatory subunit 2 isoform X2 produces MFWKFDLHTSSHLEALLDKEDVTLIELMDEEDVLQECKAQNRRLLLFVCQDQCMLDLVHMITTEPPAGVEETKRFKYPNIACELLTCDVGVINDKLGNEEPLLENLYAFLEQPSPLNPLLASFFSKTIGNLITRKTEQVISFLRRKEGFLSLVLKHIDTSAMMDVLLRLISCVEPPPLRLETLIWLNEEKLAQRLIELIHPERDEERQSNASQTLCDIIRLSRDQANQLQEISQPDPLLTVLESQECVEQLLQNMFSAECSESCIINGIQVLLTLLEIRRPVVDGVMDAQGFERSYTVNSSILLAIQPHLIHFHQLLLEPPKRNPMLTTLGVLEEPLGNTRLHVARLVASLLYTSSASHAVVAQELCRLNTMDLLLDLFFKYTWNNFLHLQVELCVAAILRPCAHEMRLQPGLGSQDKFTPHQDASQEQALTDTHSSPTATPEHSAHNLMLFQHCHLVQRILEAWEENDKIQSEGGMRRGYMGHLTRIANTVVHNLEKGPVHTQISSLITELPEDYRGRWETFVDQTLSETNRRNTIDLVGTGNPRPCSEDDMESPFPKELTLQQAFSDYQIQQMTANFVDQFGFNDEEFTDHDDSIGATFDRIAEININIDPGQDPTANTAVFETCAKERIQPFDDDEEDIWEEKEINFATQTKSRNRFGGSRSSQSPAASKDCDRTAASGTEASDTAADSDSEEGEDPKDDLDPFSNLGQNEAAKSTEWIADFGEVNSKAPAPGVGFSAWDTPDSQPAATEAEEKGWAKFTDFQPFCCSETGPRCSSPVDSELSGSGNTKPNQNPCVWSVCVARKAPLVASDSSSSSSSDSDEEEGKTESASSDTVTTETITTGAGKETIRLTVDAKNERAVFSRVFRPAVRREADKVPVEGLSIKDKGKSDEKESEKGKKHEDCPNPTTTSPTNQSAAVTQESQPSANGPA; encoded by the exons ACTTCTCCTGTTTGTGTGCCAGGACCAGTGCATGCTGGACCTGGTCCATATGATCACTACAGAGCCCCCTGCTGGTGTAGAGGAGACAAAGCGCTTCAA GTATCCAAATATAGCATGTGAGCTGTTGACATGTGATGTGGGAGTGATCAATGATAAACTGGGTAATGAGGAGCCTTTGCTTGAAAATCTGTATGCCTTCCTGGAGCAGCCGTCCCCACTTAACCCCCTCCTGGCATCTTTCTTTAGCAAGACAATTGGGAACCTCATCACACGGAAGACTgagcag GTGATTAGTTTCTTGCGACGGAAGGAGGGATTCCTTTCCTTGGTCCTGAAGCATATTGATACATCTGCCATGATGGATGTGCTGCTAAGACTTATCAGCTGTGTGGAGCCACCCCCTCTTCGGCTCGAGACACTTATT TGGCTGAATGAAGAGAAGCTGGCCCAGAGACTCATAGAGCTCATTCACcctgagagagatgaagag AGGCAGTCTAATGCATCTCAGACTTTGTGCGACATCATTCGTCTGAGCAGAGACCAGGCCAATCAGCTCCAAGAGATTTCACAGCCTGACCCTTTACTGACTGTACTGGAGTC GCAGGAGTGTGTGGAGCAGTTGCTGCAGAACATGTTCTCAGCAGAGTGTAGTGAGAGCTGCATCATCAATGGAATTCAAGTTCTTCTCACGTTACTGGAAATCAGGAggcctgt GGTGGATGGTGTAATGGATGCTCAGGGATTTGAGAGAAGTTACACTGTTAACAGCAGCATTTTGTTGGCCATCCAACCACACCTCATACACTTCCACCAGCTACTTCTGGAGCCACCCAAG CGAAATCCCATGCTGACTACTCTGGGTGTGCTGGAGGAACCATTAGGGAACACACGTCTGCACGTAGCCAGACTGGTGGCCTCTCTGCTGTATACGAGCTCTGCTAGCCACGCTGTAGTAGCACAGGAACTTTGCCGACTCAACACAATGGACCTGCTTCTG GACTTGTTCTTCAAGTATACATGGAACAACTTCCTGCACCTTCAAGTGGAGCTTTGTGTTGCTGCTATCCTCCGGCCCTGTGCCCATGAAATGAGACTTCAGCCTGGTTTGGGATCCCAGGACAAATTCACGCCTCATCAGGATGCTTCACAAGAGCAGGCTTTGACTGACACCCATTCTTCCCCTACAGCCACCCCGGAACACTCTGCACATAATCTAATG TTGTTCCAACACTGCCACCTTGTCCAGAGGATTCTGGAGGCCTGGGaagaaaatgataaaataca GTCAGAAGGTGGTATGAGAAGAGGGTACATGGGACATCTGACCAGGATTGCCAACACAGTAGTCCACAACCTGGAGAAGGGCCCGGTTCACACACAGATTAGTAGCCTCATCACAG AGCTACCAGAGGACTATAGAGGGCGCTGGGAAACCTTTGTGGACCAGACCCTGTCTGAAACAAATAGGAGGAACACCATAGACCtg GTTGGCACTGGAAACCCACGCCCTTGCTCAGAGGATGATATGGAGAGCCCCTTCCCTAAAGAACTGACACTACAGCAG GCCTTTTCAGATTACCAGATCCAGCAGATGACGGCTAACTTTGTGGATCAGTTTGGCTTCAATGATGAGGAGTTTACTGATCATGACGACAGCATTGG AGCAACGTTTGACCGAATTGCAGAGATCAACATCAACATTGATCCAGGCCAGGATCCCACT GCTAATACAGCTGTGTTTGAGACCTGTGCCAAGGAGAGGATTCAGCcctttgatgatgatgaagaagacaTTTGGGAGGAGAAAGAGATCAACTTTGCAACACAAACAAAGTCCCGTAACAG GTTTGGTGGGTCACGATCATCCCAGAGCCCAGCAGCCAGTAAAGATTGTGATAGGACAGCAGCTTCTGGCACCGAGGCCTCTGACACTGCAGCAGACTCAGACTCTGAGGAGGGAGAGGATCCTAAAGATGACCTGGATCCTTTCTCAAACCTGGGCCAGAACGAGGCAGCAAAGA GCACTGAGTGGATAGCAGACTTCGGGGAGGTGAACTCAAAGGCTCCAGCACCAGGAGTGGGCTTTTCTGCCTGGGACACTCCAGACTCCCAACCAGCTGCCacagaggcagaggagaaagGATGGGCCAAGTTCACTGACTTCCAGCCTTTCTGTTG CTCTGAAACAGGCCCAAGATGCAGCTCTCCTGTGGACTCGGAGCTCAGCGGATCAGGCAACACCAAACCAAACCAGAACC CgtgtgtgtggagtgtgtgtgtggcgagaAAAGCTCCACTGGTGGCATCAgacagctcctcctccagcagctcagACAGCGATGAGGAAGAAGGGAAGACGGAGTCTGCAAGCAGCGACACGGTCACCACAGAAACCATCACCACGGGGGCTGGCAAGGAGACCATTCGGCTCACAGTGGACGCCAAAAATGAAAGGGCAGTCTTCAGCAG AGTATTCAGACCAGCAGTCAGACG cgaAGCAGATAAGGTGCCAGTAGAGGGACTCTCCATCAAAGACAAGGGGAAAAGCGATGAGAAAGAAAGTGAAAAGGGAAAGAAACATGAAGACTGTCCCAACCCAACTACTACCAGTCCAACTAACCAGTCGGCTGCTGTCACaca AGAGTCGCAGCCCTCTGCTAATGGACCGGCCTAA
- the ppp6r2b gene encoding serine/threonine-protein phosphatase 6 regulatory subunit 2 isoform X3, which yields MFWKFDLHTSSHLEALLDKEDVTLIELMDEEDVLQECKAQNRRLLLFVCQDQCMLDLVHMITTEPPAGVEETKRFKYPNIACELLTCDVGVINDKLGNEEPLLENLYAFLEQPSPLNPLLASFFSKTIGNLITRKTEQVISFLRRKEGFLSLVLKHIDTSAMMDVLLRLISCVEPPPLRLETLIWLNEEKLAQRLIELIHPERDEERQSNASQTLCDIIRLSRDQANQLQEISQPDPLLTVLESQECVEQLLQNMFSAECSESCIINGIQVLLTLLEIRRPVVDGVMDAQGFERSYTVNSSILLAIQPHLIHFHQLLLEPPKRNPMLTTLGVLEEPLGNTRLHVARLVASLLYTSSASHAVVAQELCRLNTMDLLLDLFFKYTWNNFLHLQVELCVAAILRPCAHEMRLQPGLGSQDKFTPHQDASQEQALTDTHSSPTATPEHSAHNLMVTHLFQHCHLVQRILEAWEENDKIQSEGGMRRGYMGHLTRIANTVVHNLEKGPVHTQISSLITELPEDYRGRWETFVDQTLSETNRRNTIDLVGTGNPRPCSEDDMESPFPKELTLQQAFSDYQIQQMTANFVDQFGFNDEEFTDHDDSIGATFDRIAEININIDPGQDPTANTAVFETCAKERIQPFDDDEEDIWEEKEINFATQTKSRNRFGGSRSSQSPAASKDCDRTAASGTEASDTAADSDSEEGEDPKDDLDPFSNLGQNEAAKSTEWIADFGEVNSKAPAPGVGFSAWDTPDSQPAATEAEEKGWAKFTDFQPFCCSETGPRCSSPVDSELSGSGNTKPNQNPCVWSVCVARKAPLVASDSSSSSSSDSDEEEGKTESASSDTVTTETITTGAGKETIRLTVDAKNERAVFSSEADKVPVEGLSIKDKGKSDEKESEKGKKHEDCPNPTTTSPTNQSAAVTQESQPSANGPA from the exons ACTTCTCCTGTTTGTGTGCCAGGACCAGTGCATGCTGGACCTGGTCCATATGATCACTACAGAGCCCCCTGCTGGTGTAGAGGAGACAAAGCGCTTCAA GTATCCAAATATAGCATGTGAGCTGTTGACATGTGATGTGGGAGTGATCAATGATAAACTGGGTAATGAGGAGCCTTTGCTTGAAAATCTGTATGCCTTCCTGGAGCAGCCGTCCCCACTTAACCCCCTCCTGGCATCTTTCTTTAGCAAGACAATTGGGAACCTCATCACACGGAAGACTgagcag GTGATTAGTTTCTTGCGACGGAAGGAGGGATTCCTTTCCTTGGTCCTGAAGCATATTGATACATCTGCCATGATGGATGTGCTGCTAAGACTTATCAGCTGTGTGGAGCCACCCCCTCTTCGGCTCGAGACACTTATT TGGCTGAATGAAGAGAAGCTGGCCCAGAGACTCATAGAGCTCATTCACcctgagagagatgaagag AGGCAGTCTAATGCATCTCAGACTTTGTGCGACATCATTCGTCTGAGCAGAGACCAGGCCAATCAGCTCCAAGAGATTTCACAGCCTGACCCTTTACTGACTGTACTGGAGTC GCAGGAGTGTGTGGAGCAGTTGCTGCAGAACATGTTCTCAGCAGAGTGTAGTGAGAGCTGCATCATCAATGGAATTCAAGTTCTTCTCACGTTACTGGAAATCAGGAggcctgt GGTGGATGGTGTAATGGATGCTCAGGGATTTGAGAGAAGTTACACTGTTAACAGCAGCATTTTGTTGGCCATCCAACCACACCTCATACACTTCCACCAGCTACTTCTGGAGCCACCCAAG CGAAATCCCATGCTGACTACTCTGGGTGTGCTGGAGGAACCATTAGGGAACACACGTCTGCACGTAGCCAGACTGGTGGCCTCTCTGCTGTATACGAGCTCTGCTAGCCACGCTGTAGTAGCACAGGAACTTTGCCGACTCAACACAATGGACCTGCTTCTG GACTTGTTCTTCAAGTATACATGGAACAACTTCCTGCACCTTCAAGTGGAGCTTTGTGTTGCTGCTATCCTCCGGCCCTGTGCCCATGAAATGAGACTTCAGCCTGGTTTGGGATCCCAGGACAAATTCACGCCTCATCAGGATGCTTCACAAGAGCAGGCTTTGACTGACACCCATTCTTCCCCTACAGCCACCCCGGAACACTCTGCACATAATCTAATGGTGACTCAT TTGTTCCAACACTGCCACCTTGTCCAGAGGATTCTGGAGGCCTGGGaagaaaatgataaaataca GTCAGAAGGTGGTATGAGAAGAGGGTACATGGGACATCTGACCAGGATTGCCAACACAGTAGTCCACAACCTGGAGAAGGGCCCGGTTCACACACAGATTAGTAGCCTCATCACAG AGCTACCAGAGGACTATAGAGGGCGCTGGGAAACCTTTGTGGACCAGACCCTGTCTGAAACAAATAGGAGGAACACCATAGACCtg GTTGGCACTGGAAACCCACGCCCTTGCTCAGAGGATGATATGGAGAGCCCCTTCCCTAAAGAACTGACACTACAGCAG GCCTTTTCAGATTACCAGATCCAGCAGATGACGGCTAACTTTGTGGATCAGTTTGGCTTCAATGATGAGGAGTTTACTGATCATGACGACAGCATTGG AGCAACGTTTGACCGAATTGCAGAGATCAACATCAACATTGATCCAGGCCAGGATCCCACT GCTAATACAGCTGTGTTTGAGACCTGTGCCAAGGAGAGGATTCAGCcctttgatgatgatgaagaagacaTTTGGGAGGAGAAAGAGATCAACTTTGCAACACAAACAAAGTCCCGTAACAG GTTTGGTGGGTCACGATCATCCCAGAGCCCAGCAGCCAGTAAAGATTGTGATAGGACAGCAGCTTCTGGCACCGAGGCCTCTGACACTGCAGCAGACTCAGACTCTGAGGAGGGAGAGGATCCTAAAGATGACCTGGATCCTTTCTCAAACCTGGGCCAGAACGAGGCAGCAAAGA GCACTGAGTGGATAGCAGACTTCGGGGAGGTGAACTCAAAGGCTCCAGCACCAGGAGTGGGCTTTTCTGCCTGGGACACTCCAGACTCCCAACCAGCTGCCacagaggcagaggagaaagGATGGGCCAAGTTCACTGACTTCCAGCCTTTCTGTTG CTCTGAAACAGGCCCAAGATGCAGCTCTCCTGTGGACTCGGAGCTCAGCGGATCAGGCAACACCAAACCAAACCAGAACC CgtgtgtgtggagtgtgtgtgtggcgagaAAAGCTCCACTGGTGGCATCAgacagctcctcctccagcagctcagACAGCGATGAGGAAGAAGGGAAGACGGAGTCTGCAAGCAGCGACACGGTCACCACAGAAACCATCACCACGGGGGCTGGCAAGGAGACCATTCGGCTCACAGTGGACGCCAAAAATGAAAGGGCAGTCTTCAGCAG cgaAGCAGATAAGGTGCCAGTAGAGGGACTCTCCATCAAAGACAAGGGGAAAAGCGATGAGAAAGAAAGTGAAAAGGGAAAGAAACATGAAGACTGTCCCAACCCAACTACTACCAGTCCAACTAACCAGTCGGCTGCTGTCACaca AGAGTCGCAGCCCTCTGCTAATGGACCGGCCTAA
- the ppp6r2b gene encoding serine/threonine-protein phosphatase 6 regulatory subunit 2 isoform X4: protein MMDVLLRLISCVEPPPLRLETLIWLNEEKLAQRLIELIHPERDEERQSNASQTLCDIIRLSRDQANQLQEISQPDPLLTVLESQECVEQLLQNMFSAECSESCIINGIQVLLTLLEIRRPVVDGVMDAQGFERSYTVNSSILLAIQPHLIHFHQLLLEPPKRNPMLTTLGVLEEPLGNTRLHVARLVASLLYTSSASHAVVAQELCRLNTMDLLLDLFFKYTWNNFLHLQVELCVAAILRPCAHEMRLQPGLGSQDKFTPHQDASQEQALTDTHSSPTATPEHSAHNLMVTHLFQHCHLVQRILEAWEENDKIQSEGGMRRGYMGHLTRIANTVVHNLEKGPVHTQISSLITELPEDYRGRWETFVDQTLSETNRRNTIDLVGTGNPRPCSEDDMESPFPKELTLQQAFSDYQIQQMTANFVDQFGFNDEEFTDHDDSIGATFDRIAEININIDPGQDPTANTAVFETCAKERIQPFDDDEEDIWEEKEINFATQTKSRNRFGGSRSSQSPAASKDCDRTAASGTEASDTAADSDSEEGEDPKDDLDPFSNLGQNEAAKSTEWIADFGEVNSKAPAPGVGFSAWDTPDSQPAATEAEEKGWAKFTDFQPFCCSETGPRCSSPVDSELSGSGNTKPNQNPCVWSVCVARKAPLVASDSSSSSSSDSDEEEGKTESASSDTVTTETITTGAGKETIRLTVDAKNERAVFSRVFRPAVRREADKVPVEGLSIKDKGKSDEKESEKGKKHEDCPNPTTTSPTNQSAAVTQESQPSANGPA from the exons ATGATGGATGTGCTGCTAAGACTTATCAGCTGTGTGGAGCCACCCCCTCTTCGGCTCGAGACACTTATT TGGCTGAATGAAGAGAAGCTGGCCCAGAGACTCATAGAGCTCATTCACcctgagagagatgaagag AGGCAGTCTAATGCATCTCAGACTTTGTGCGACATCATTCGTCTGAGCAGAGACCAGGCCAATCAGCTCCAAGAGATTTCACAGCCTGACCCTTTACTGACTGTACTGGAGTC GCAGGAGTGTGTGGAGCAGTTGCTGCAGAACATGTTCTCAGCAGAGTGTAGTGAGAGCTGCATCATCAATGGAATTCAAGTTCTTCTCACGTTACTGGAAATCAGGAggcctgt GGTGGATGGTGTAATGGATGCTCAGGGATTTGAGAGAAGTTACACTGTTAACAGCAGCATTTTGTTGGCCATCCAACCACACCTCATACACTTCCACCAGCTACTTCTGGAGCCACCCAAG CGAAATCCCATGCTGACTACTCTGGGTGTGCTGGAGGAACCATTAGGGAACACACGTCTGCACGTAGCCAGACTGGTGGCCTCTCTGCTGTATACGAGCTCTGCTAGCCACGCTGTAGTAGCACAGGAACTTTGCCGACTCAACACAATGGACCTGCTTCTG GACTTGTTCTTCAAGTATACATGGAACAACTTCCTGCACCTTCAAGTGGAGCTTTGTGTTGCTGCTATCCTCCGGCCCTGTGCCCATGAAATGAGACTTCAGCCTGGTTTGGGATCCCAGGACAAATTCACGCCTCATCAGGATGCTTCACAAGAGCAGGCTTTGACTGACACCCATTCTTCCCCTACAGCCACCCCGGAACACTCTGCACATAATCTAATGGTGACTCAT TTGTTCCAACACTGCCACCTTGTCCAGAGGATTCTGGAGGCCTGGGaagaaaatgataaaataca GTCAGAAGGTGGTATGAGAAGAGGGTACATGGGACATCTGACCAGGATTGCCAACACAGTAGTCCACAACCTGGAGAAGGGCCCGGTTCACACACAGATTAGTAGCCTCATCACAG AGCTACCAGAGGACTATAGAGGGCGCTGGGAAACCTTTGTGGACCAGACCCTGTCTGAAACAAATAGGAGGAACACCATAGACCtg GTTGGCACTGGAAACCCACGCCCTTGCTCAGAGGATGATATGGAGAGCCCCTTCCCTAAAGAACTGACACTACAGCAG GCCTTTTCAGATTACCAGATCCAGCAGATGACGGCTAACTTTGTGGATCAGTTTGGCTTCAATGATGAGGAGTTTACTGATCATGACGACAGCATTGG AGCAACGTTTGACCGAATTGCAGAGATCAACATCAACATTGATCCAGGCCAGGATCCCACT GCTAATACAGCTGTGTTTGAGACCTGTGCCAAGGAGAGGATTCAGCcctttgatgatgatgaagaagacaTTTGGGAGGAGAAAGAGATCAACTTTGCAACACAAACAAAGTCCCGTAACAG GTTTGGTGGGTCACGATCATCCCAGAGCCCAGCAGCCAGTAAAGATTGTGATAGGACAGCAGCTTCTGGCACCGAGGCCTCTGACACTGCAGCAGACTCAGACTCTGAGGAGGGAGAGGATCCTAAAGATGACCTGGATCCTTTCTCAAACCTGGGCCAGAACGAGGCAGCAAAGA GCACTGAGTGGATAGCAGACTTCGGGGAGGTGAACTCAAAGGCTCCAGCACCAGGAGTGGGCTTTTCTGCCTGGGACACTCCAGACTCCCAACCAGCTGCCacagaggcagaggagaaagGATGGGCCAAGTTCACTGACTTCCAGCCTTTCTGTTG CTCTGAAACAGGCCCAAGATGCAGCTCTCCTGTGGACTCGGAGCTCAGCGGATCAGGCAACACCAAACCAAACCAGAACC CgtgtgtgtggagtgtgtgtgtggcgagaAAAGCTCCACTGGTGGCATCAgacagctcctcctccagcagctcagACAGCGATGAGGAAGAAGGGAAGACGGAGTCTGCAAGCAGCGACACGGTCACCACAGAAACCATCACCACGGGGGCTGGCAAGGAGACCATTCGGCTCACAGTGGACGCCAAAAATGAAAGGGCAGTCTTCAGCAG AGTATTCAGACCAGCAGTCAGACG cgaAGCAGATAAGGTGCCAGTAGAGGGACTCTCCATCAAAGACAAGGGGAAAAGCGATGAGAAAGAAAGTGAAAAGGGAAAGAAACATGAAGACTGTCCCAACCCAACTACTACCAGTCCAACTAACCAGTCGGCTGCTGTCACaca AGAGTCGCAGCCCTCTGCTAATGGACCGGCCTAA